Genomic window (Verrucomicrobiia bacterium):
TTCATCGCAGTCCTTTCAACGATATCAGCTTCCTATTGTTTGAATTCGAGATGGATTCCCAAATACAAGTCGGCGAAATCGGACGGCAGGGGAGGGAAGGGGTCGGAGCTTAAAATCGCCCTCTTGCAGGCGTTGTCAAACGAGCCGAAGCCGGAGGGGGCCTCGATTTGCAAATCGGTGACGCTCCCGTCCTTCTGAATCCGAAAATAAATCACGGTCGAGAGGGGCAGGTCCGAGCGCACCGGGTTTTCCCAGGCCTGGTCGATTTTGTTCAGCATCTGCTCGAGGTAGTAGCTGTAGGGGAAGTTGGCATTTTCCAAAACGGTTTCGCCGAAGGGGGTGTTGGCGGGGGCGGGGGAAGTCGTCGGCTTGGCCTGTTCTTTTTGTTCCGTCTTCGGCGGCTGTTTGGGGGTTTCTTTTTTAGGGGGTTTCAACTTCTCCACCAGCTTGGGGCCGGGAGGGACGGGCTTTTCAATTTTTTTCGGCTTCGGGATTTGGGCTTCGGCCTTGGCTTCCGGCAGGGCGGCCTGGGCGGCGGCGCGGAAGCGGATTTGAATCGTTTGCGAAGGGGGAATAATCAGTTTTTTGGGCGCGGGCCAAAAGGCGAGCGTCAAAATCAACAAAAAATGAACGAGAAAGGAGATGAAATAGGGGTTTTTCACTTAACCTTTTCCGGTTCGGTGACCAAGTCCACCTGGTCAATCCCCAAGGCGCGGATGCGCCCCATTACATTCACCACGAAGCCGTAGGGGACGTCCCGGTCGGCCCTTAAAAAGACCGTTTTGGTTTTTCCGGCCCGCTTGAGCCCGGCGAGCTTTCCTTCGAATTTGGCCAGGGAGACGAACTGGTCGTTGATGAAAATCGCCTGCTTTTCGGTGATGGAGACCACCGTGCCGGTGGCGGCGTCCTTGGTTCCCGCGGCGGCCTTGGGCAGATTCAGCTCAATCCCGGACTGGAGCATCGGGGCGGCAATCATAAATATTATCAAAAGCACGAGCACCACGTCTACCAGATTGGTAACGTTGATATCCGCCATCAGGCGGTAATCGGAACGGCCGCCGCTTTCCAGATTGACGCTCACTTGCCGCTTTCCTTCCAGAAGGCGGTCAAAAGTTCCAAGGCAAAACTATCGGTTTGCACGGCTATCTCCTTCAACCGGCTGTTGCAATAGTTATACCCCATCACGGCGGGAATTGCGGCGGCCAGCCCGACGATGGTGGCAATCAAGGCGGCGGCGATGCCGGGAGCGACCACGGCCAAGGTGGCCTGTCCGCGGATGCCAATCGAGAGAAAGGCATCCATCACCCCCCAGACGGTTCCAAGCAGGCCGAAGAACGGAGCGCTGTTGCCGGTGGTGGCCAGAAAGGAGACGTTTTTTTCCAGCTTGGCGATCTCCTCCTGCGAGACGCGCTTCAAGGTTATGGCAATCGTGTCAACGTCGTCCTTGGTCAGGTACCCCTCGCTTTTCGCCGGGGCATCCAGCTTGGCGGGGTGGGGGTTGCCGACCGGATTTCCCAAGGCGTGGCGGCGGGAGAGCTCGTCCCTATCCTTGGCCCCGTACTCCAGCATGCGGGAGAGGGGGGTGCCGCGCATGCCGGAGAGGTTGGTGTACACCTCCGACAAACTGCGGCGACGGCGGAAGATGTTCAGGAAGCGTTCGGACTCCAGTTTCACCCGCTTGAACTGCCCCAGCTTGATTACGATGACCCCCCAGGAGACCGCGGACATGAAGACCAAAATGGCCAAAATGATTTTGGAGAAGAAATCGGAACCGGTGACCAACTGCCAGACTTGATTGTCCAACAACAGCATAAAAGTCCTCCTCGAAGGCCTATAAATAGAAAGAACGCCCAAAAGGTCAAGGAAAACTTTTTTGGGGAGCGGCAAAAATAACCCTTGACGCCGGTTTTGAGGCCGATATATTTCCGGCCTGCTTTAATGGTAGAAGATAGGATGACGGGAAAATGTGTTTTTCAGGAGGCAACTTAATCGAGGAGGTGAGCTTTTAGAATGAAGCGTTTCTTTGTTGTACTGATGATTTCGCTTTTGTGCTTGGCTTTGGTGGGCGGCTGCGGCAAGAAGCAGGAAGAGCCCGCGATGGAACAGCCCGCGCAGACGATGCCGGACACCACCACGCAGACCATGCCGGACACCACGGTGATGCAGGATACCACCGCCGGCGCGACCAAGTAATTTCCTCCGGCGATAAAAAACGAAAACGAGGCCCGTTCGGGCCTCGTTTTTTGTTTGGGGATTCCAGCGGTTTGCCCGCTAACAGGGGAGGGGGCTGTCCAGGAACACTTTGTTCAGCTCCAACACGATATCCGCCGGGGAAAGATTGCCATCGCAGTTGACGTCCGTGAAGCAGTGAGCGCAGTCGCCGCTCCCCAAGAAGACGCAGGTTAACATCAAAACGACATCCGCCGGTGTAAAGTTCACGTCGCCATTCAAATCCCCCAACCCGGAACACAACATATGCACGACTTCCCCCGTCTGGATGGCGGGGTTGAAATCGAACACGATGGAAGCCCGGTTGCGAAGGAAGGTGCGGACCGGAAGATTCGGTTTGGGTTTAATCCAATAGTTCAAGAACCATTCCCCTTCCGGCGGCACCACGTTGGGGGCCAGCATAATGTTGGCAAACTGGGCGGTCAAAACCTGCCCGTTCAAGCTGTAGCTGAAATTTCCTCGCAAGGAGGAAGAATCAATTCGCAAGCTGGAAAGATCCAGATTGGTGTCCAGCGTGTCGGTGATGAAAACGTTCACGGCCGAATCGGTGGCCTGGGCCTTGTTCTCGAAAAGAATGGTGTACTGGATGGAATCGCCGAAGCCGGCAATCGGGATTGGGTAGACCGGGCGAAGCGTATCTTCCTGGGGGAGTTTGGCCAAAATGAAAGCGCCGGCGGAAGTTTTATCGTTCGGGTCCCAAGAGCCGCGCACGGCGCCGGAGTAGCCGCGGACGCCCTTGGACTGACAGTTCAACAAAGCATCCTCCACCGCCCGGCGGCCGATGGCGTTGCGGCGCAAGATGCGGTCCATCTGCTCCAGCCGCTGATTCCCCTGCAACTGGCAGATGCTGGCCGCCATGTTCGAGCGTTTTTGGTCCCAGTTGCGCATAAACTCGCCGACAATCGTTTCCAAACAGCTGCGCATCGCGTCCACTATGCCGACCCAACCGCTTAGGGGATTCAACTGATTGGCCACCTCCTTCAAAATTCCCTGGGGGGTGGCGGCCTGCTGAGCCTGTTCCAGTTGATTGGCCAGATTCTGCAGGACATTTTCCAAAAGGGTAACGTTGCTGGGGTCGGTCAGGTATTGGGCGACCGACTGGCAGGCCGTGCCGATGATTACCTCTTTAATCAAATCCTTGAGCTTATCTTTTGCCACGCCGGTGGTGCCATCCACCGTCACCTGCTGGCCGGAGCCGAAAATGACAAACTCGTCGTCATCCAAGCGGCGAGGGGCTATTTTGGGAAAAATCACCCGTTCCGGTTTGACTTTCCAGCCGTCCGCCAGCCAATAGGATTGGGCGACATCGAGGGGGACTACCCAAGCCCGCACCGTATCTGCGGAATCCCTTTGGCTGGACCAGATGGTGTCGCCGGTAAGAGTCATCAAGCGGGCTTCTATGGCGCCGGGAGCGGGGGGCTTCAACTGGTACAGTAAAAATCCTTTGGTCGAGCCGGCGTTTTCGCACAACAGCTTGCCGAAGCGCTCCACCCCGATGGAAAAGCCGTTGAAGCCGACCGAACGGAGTTCCGGCAGAACCAAGGAGATCAAAAGATACACCCCGCGCGGGTATTCGGACCGCTCACCGTTGGCCCGTTCAGCCACCAAGTCATACCAGCCCAGGTCCGTTTCCTCGAATTTGAAAAACGCTTTGAGCCGGGTAGAATCAATCAAGTTTACCGTATCGGCCAGGATCGTATCTCTTCCCGGGCCGCTCTCCGAGCGGACCAGAAAGACCTCCGGATCGGAGGTCAGGGCGCGCAAGGCGCCGCTGGAAAACTGCTGGCCGGTAATTTCCAACGTGGCGGTATCGCCGGTGATCACCTCGTCCGGCGAAACAGAGAATATCAGAATGGTATCTCCCCCGCCGATGCCCTGCAGGTAAAGAGTTTTCAGCGGCAGGGCCGGGTCGTTGGAGGGGATTTTGATGCTGTCCAAAACGGAACCCAAGGCCGCGGGGGCGAAGCGAACCAGAAGGTGGCAGTCATCGGTAGTGTCGAAGGGAGACAAGCTCTGTCCGGAGCAGCCGTCCGTTATCAGGGAGAAGGGGGCGCTCGGCCCGATGATGCTGCCCAAGTTTAATTCCTTGGCCCCGGAATTCAGAACGGTAAGGGCCAGCGCGGCCGTATCTCCCGGCGTCACGTAACCGAAGTTTAAAGAGGAAGGGGTAACCGAAAGGTGCGGGTTCTGGCTGTATTTAATGGTGACGTAATCCCAGAGGTTGCCCGGAATTTTGCTTCCGCCGGTTACATACACATTGCCCACGGCATCGACGGCCAGGCCGCTCGGCCGGTCGTTTTCGTTGCCGCTGCCGTTGAAACGAACAACCCACTGCTGGACCCCGGCGTTGCTGTAGCGAAGGGTGGTGTAGTCGTCGGCGGCGTTGAAGGGAAACCCGACGTACCCCCTTCCGGTTACGTAGACGTTTCCGGCGGGGTCCGCCGCTATCGCCGTTGGAAAATCGTGGGGAATGTTCCCCGGGCTGTTATACAGGTTTACCCATTCTTGATTTCCCGCGGCGTCATACTTGATGGTGGCGAAGTCCTCGTAGGCCGGAAAGCCGCCCGCATCCGCGTGGCCGGTCACGTACGCGTTGCCAGCCCCATCCAGGGTCAGGTCAATGCCGATATCGTTGCCGTTGTGGTAGCGGCGCACCCAAACCGTGTCGCCGGTACTGTTATATCGAATGGTGGCAAAATCGTTAGCCGTGCCGGAGCCGATGCTCTGGCCGGTTACGTATACATCGCCCGACGCACTGACGGCGATGGCTTTGGCCTGGTCCGTGCTGTTTCCGGTTCCGTTGTAATGGCGCACCCAAGCGGTATCGCCGTTGGGGAGGTATTTGACCGTGGTATAGTCGATATTCGAGCCAACATTATAGCCCCAACCGCAGACATACGCGTTACCGGCTCCATCCATCGCCAGTTCCGCCGCCTCGTCCAAACTGTTTCCAGGCCCATTATAGCTCCGTGTCCAGAGCAGGTTGCCATTCGAGTCGTATTTGATGATGAGAAAATCCCCACCACCGGTTCCGGCGACATAGACGTTGCCGGAGGCATCCAACCCTATTCCCTTAGGCAGGTCACAGTTGGCCCCGCCGCTGTTATGCCGCCTCACCCAGAGGGTATCCCCGGAAGAGTTGTATTTGATGGTTACAAAATCCGAGCAAGTGCCGAAGCCGACGCTCTGGCCAGCTACATAGACATTGCCAGCGCCGTCCACAGCGACGGCGTCCCCCTGGTCAACGGCGCTTGAAAAACTGTAGCGGGCGGCCCACAACTCGTTTCCGCTCGGATCATATTTTATTGTGGCGATGTCCGTGCCTGAGCCGGAGGCATTGCTGCCGCCGGTGACGTAGACATTGCCGGAAGCGTCCACGGCGAGCGCATTAGGATAATCGTCCACCAAAGCCGGACCGTCGTAATTTTCACTCCAGGCGGTATCCACTTGGGCTTTGGCGTTCGGACCCAAAAAACAGAGAAGGCAGAGGAGAAGACAAACGGCCAAACTTGAAATGCCCACACGCTTCGGTTTTAAATAGCCGTGCCGTGGACCCAAGAGCAGGGGTGCATTAATCCCGTTTTGAAACATCTCTGTCCTCCTCTTTTAGTTCGTGACTATGCGGTGATTTACCCGGTTTTTGGCCGGGACTGCCCTCACTGGAAAAATTACGCAGATTTCGGAAAATTGTTGGAGGGGCGGTTATTGCCCATTTTAGGGTGGACGGACAAAAGGCTTGACAAGAATTTCCAAAAACCTATACTACGGAGCTTAGCCGGGGTCGCGTGGAGAAAAGCCCCAAAAAATGGAAGGAACTACGCCGGGCCGGATATCTGGCCGCCATTCCGGCGCTTTTGGCCATCGGGCCGATTTTGGGATGGTTTTTGGGGGACTTTCTGGATGGGAAAATCGGCACCGGCCCTTGGCTATCGTACGCCGGCATCTTAGTCGGATTTGTGGCGGCGGGACGGGAAGTGTACAAGCTGGCAAAGAGAGCCGGGGAGGAGTAAAAGCGATTCGTGAGCCCTGCCCTCTTGCAGCAGTTCGAAGCGAGGAAAGGTGAGCGGAATTCAAAATGCGCCTCACCCCCCGGCCCCCTCTCCGTAAACAGAGAGGGGGAGTTAAAACAGGTTGGTTCGGGAGCGGAGCTCCCTCACAACTTTAAGAATTCGGTTGGGTGAAAAATAAATGATCGTTCCGGAATTCATAAAACGGGTCACGGTTTTAAGCGCCGTTTTGTCGGCGGTGGCTTTTTTGTTTCTTTCGGTTTATTACCAATTTCCGTTTGCGTTGGCCTTTCTTTTGGGTGGGTGGTGGAGTTCTCTCAATCTGCTCGCTTTAGCGTTTATGGTGCAGCAGCTTTTGCGGACAGGACCGATTGACTGGACAACCGCGTTGGCCTCGATATTTATCAAGCTGCCACTTTTGTACGGGGTGGGGTTTTTCCTGGTGACTTGGAATTACCTTCCCAAGATGGGATTGGTAGCGGGGTTTTCGATCGTGTTTGCGGTCATCATTTTAAAGGGGTTGGGGCGGATGCTTTTGAAACTGGATGAGAAAGATGCACCTCACCCCCTGACCCCCTCTCCGCAAAGCAGAGAGGGGGAATTAGGCAGTTCGGGAGCGGATCTCCCTCACAAAAATCGTAGATGGCATAAGGAGGGGAACTTGATTTCGGGCGAGGCGTTCCGGGTATAATTTTTTTGGGTGAGTTAGAGAAAAAAATCACAAGCGACAGGTAGGATGATTTTAAACCTTTTAGACGAAACGGTTAAGCACGAAGAGGAAGTGAGCGAGCTTCCCAATATTCTGACTTTGATTTTCGGCCACCATCCCCACTCGGCAATCGGGAAGTTTTTGATTGAATACCAGAACATCTTCTTCGCATGGGTGGTTGCCGGGCTCATTTCGCTCGCCTTTTATCTGGCGTACCGAAAGCGGGAGATGGTTCCGGGGGGGCTTCAGAATCTCTTGGAGCTGGCCGTGGAGGGGCTGGACGGCATCGTCACCGGCATTTTGGGAAAGGACGGGCGCAAGTATCTGCCGTTTTTGGGGACACTCTTCCTCTACATCTTATTAATGAACTTGTTCGGGCTTATTCCCGGGTTGATGTCCCCCACGGGCGGGCCTTCGGGCGTGAACATCACGATGGCCTTGGCCATCTGCGTTTTTTGCTACGTGCAGTACACGGCCATCACCCGGCTCGGGCCTTTGAAATACGCCTATCATTTAATGGGGGAACCAAAGGGAGCCGTCGGCTGGTCCATGGTGCCTTTGATTTTGCCGGCGCATTTGGTCGGCGAAATCGCCAAGCCGATGAGTTTGGCGTTCCGGCTTTTCGGAAACATCACGGGCGAGGATATTCTGATTTTCGCCTTCGTGGGGCTGGGCATCGCCTTGACCAGCTTTCTGCCGGTCGGCGTTCCCCTGCAAGTGCCGTTTCTTTTTATGGCCCTTTTAACTTCCACCATTCAGGCCTTGGTTTTCACTTTGCTTTCGACCGTTTACTTTTCGCTCGTGCTGCCGCACGGGGAAGTTGAACATTAAACAAAAAAAGGAGGAGAAATGGATTATCACGTAGCATTAGCGTTCGCGCTGCCTTTGGCCATCGGCGTGGCGGCCATCGGCTCCGGGCTGGGCTTGGGGCGCGCGGTTCAAGGCGCCTTGGAAGCGATCGGCCGGCAGCCGGAGGCGTACGGCAAGATTTTGACCGCCATGATTGTAGGGGCGGGGCTTTGCGAAGCGCTCACCATCTACGCGCTCATCGTGTTCTTTATGATGCGCTCGGCCATCGTCCCGGTCGGCTAAGATGAACTTAGTCTGGCAACAGGTCCTAACCCAGATCGTCGGGTTCCTCATCGTCCTCTGGGTTTTGAAGCGGTTTGCTTGGAAGCCGATTTTAACGCTTCTCGAAGAGCGGCGGCAGAAAATCAAATCGGAGTTCGAGGCGGCCGCCCAGAAAAAGGAAGAGGCGAATCAGCTCCTCTCCTCCTACGAAGCGAAGCTGAAGGAGATTGACGCTTTGGCGCGGGCCAAAATCACCGAGGCGGTTGCCGAGGCGCAGAAAATCGCGGCGGAAATCAAGGAGGAGGCGCGCAAGGAGGGGCGGGAGCTGGTCACCCGTTCCCAGGCGGAAATTCAGCGGGAAATCGCCAAGGCGAAAGTCCAGTTGAAAGAGGACATGGTCGCCATCAGCTTGACGGCGACGGAGAAAATCATCTCCCAGAAACTGGACGAGCCGGGGCACCGGCGGCTGGTGGACGAGTACTTGACCCGGATTGAGCAGGTATGAGAAAAGTCGGCGAGGAGCGGATTGCCCGGCGGTATGCCGTGGCGCTTTTCCGTGCGGCGGGCGGCAAGCTGGACATCTACTTCGACGAAGCGAAGCATTTTTTGGAAATCTGGCGAAAGGAGCCCTCCTTTTCACGCCTGCTTTTGGCGCCGCATCTTTTGACCGAGGAAAAAAAGGAGTTTCTGGAACGTTTCTTTGCGGGAAAGGTGGAGCCGGTCTGGCTGGGGTTCTTCGGGCTTTTAATCGACAAGGGGCGGATTGGCTATTTTCCGCAGATAGCGGAAAACTTCATCCTCCTTGCCGAGGAGGCCAAGGGAATCATGCGGGCGCGGGTGCAGACGGCGGTGGCGCTTGGCTCGAAAGAGGCCGAGGCGTTGAAGACCAAGCTGGAAAAGAAGACCGGGCGGAAAATTTTGCTTTTGCCGGAGGTGAAGCCGGAGCTTTTGGGGGGGATGGTCGTGATTTTGAAAGACCAAATCATCGACGGGAGCGTGCGGCAGCGGCTAAATGAGTTGAAAGAGCAGCTGCTGGCTGTAAAAGTTGCGTAGGCAGTAGATCGTAGCGCGCAGATCGGAGCGGGCGATCGCCAGTTGCCCCTACGCGGTAGTGTTGAAGTAGTGCAAGCTGTAGCAGGGCAATTCGTGAATTGCCCGTACAATTAAAGTGAATTTGATGATGGAGGTGAGATAAAGATGGCGATAAAGCCGGAAGAAGTAAGTTCGATTCTGCAGAAGGAAATCAGCCAGTATCAGACCCGGCTGGAGATGGAGGAGGTGGGAACCATTCTCCAAGTCGGCGACGGGATCGCCCGGGTGTGGGGGCTGGAGAACGTGATGATGAGCGAGCTGGTGACCTTTCCCCACGACATCGTGGGGATGGTTTTGAACCTGGAGCAGGACAACTGCGGGGTGGCGATTTTCGGCTCCGACCAGCAAATCAAGGAAGGGGATTCCGTCCGCCGCACGGGAAAAATCGCCCAGGTTCCGGTCGGCGACGTGATGTGCGGGCGGGTGGTGAACGCGCTCGGGCAGCCGTTGGACGGCAAGGGGCCCATCGTCACCGATAAGTTTCGTCCTTTGGAAGGGCGGGCCGCGGGGGTTACCGAGCGGCAGCCGGTGAACCAGCCGGTGCAGACCGGGCTCAAGGCGATCGATTCCATGATTCCGATCGGGCGGGGCCAGCGGGAGCTTATCATCGGGGACCGGCAGACCGGCAAAACGGCGGTCGCCATTGACACCATCATCAACCAAAAAGGGAAAAATCTGTTCTGCATTTACGTCGCCGTGGGCCAGAAATCCTCCACCGTGGCGCAGGTGGTGAAAACGCTTTCCGACAACGGGGCGATGGATTACACGACCGTAGTGGTCGCCTCGGCCACCGACCCAGCGCCTTTGCAGTACATCGCCCCCTACGCGGGATGCGCCATCGGTGAGGAGTACTGCTACACCGGGCGGGATGCCTTAGTGATTTACGACGATTTGTCCAAGCATGCCCAGGCGTACCGGCAGCTTTCGCTTTTGCTCCGCCGACCGCCGGGACGGGAGGCGTATCCAGGGGACGTTTTCTATCTGCACTCCCGCCTTTTGGAGCGTGCAGTAAAACTTTCGGATGAAAAAGGAGGCGGGTCGCTCACCGCTTTGCCGGTCATCGAGACGCAGGCGGGGGACGTTTCGGCCTACATTCCCACCAACGTGATTTCCATCACCGACGGGCAGATATTTCTGGAGTCGGATTTGTTTTACGCCGGGATCCGGCCGGCCATCAACGTGGGGATCTCCGTTTCGCGCGTCGGCGGCAAGGCGCAAACCAAGGCGATGCGGAGAGTGGCCGGGCGTTTGCGTCTCGACTTGGCCCAGTACCGGGAGCTGGCGGCGTTTGCCCAGTTCGGCTCCGATCTGGATGAGGCGACGAGGGCGCAATTGACCCGCGGGGAACGCACCGTCGAGATTTTGAAACAGGGACAATACGAGCCGTTTCCCATCGAGCGGCAGGTGATGATTATTTTCGTAGCCACGCACGGGTATCTGGATGATTTGCCGCTCGAAACGGTCAAGCGGTTCGAGCAGGAGTTTTATCCCTTCATGGAAAAGGAATACCCGGACGTGGTGCACACCATCGCCCGCACCAAGGATATGGACAAGGCGACGGAGGCAAAACTGGACGAGGCGGCCAAGAAATTTCACGACCGGTTCAAGGCGGGGCTTAAGTAGGTCGTAGAGCGGAGAACGCAGGTCGGGAAATGCAGTCGATACGGGACATAAGAAGGCGGATTCGGTCGGTTTCCTCCACCCAGCAGATCACCAAGGCGATGGAGATGGTGGCGGCGGCCAAGCTGCGTCGCGCTCAAGGCCGATTGGCGCAGGCGCGGCCGTACGGCGAGAAGGCGGAGGAGATTTTGAAAAACCTCTCCGGAGCGGCGGCGGAGGTTTCCCATCCGCTTTTGGAAGTCCGGCCGGTCAAAAAAACCGTTCTGGTGGCGATCGCCTCCGACCGGGGGCTCTGCGGGTCGTACAACGCCAACGTCATCCGCCGCGCGGAGGTTTTTCTGAAGGATTACAATCCGGAGAACTGCGAGCTGGTTTTGGTCGGCAAAAAAGCGTTCGACTTCTACAAAAAGCGGAAGTGGAACGTGCGGAAGGTTTTTACCGATTTCGGCGGGAATCTGAATTTCGCCAAGGCGAAAACACTCGCCACGGAATTGATGAAGGCGTACGAAAACAAAGAGGTGGATCAAATCGTTCTCCTATACACGCGCTTTTTATCCACCAGCACCTACCGGGTGCATCTGGCGCCGTTTTTGCCGCTCGTGCCGGAGAAAAAGGGGGAGGTTTCCGGGGATTACATCTTCGAGCCCTCTCCGGCGGAGATTTTTCAGCATCTTGTTCCCCGGTTCTGTTTGACGCGGGTCGTTCTGGCCTTGGCCGAATCGTTCGCCTCCGAACACGGTTCGCGGATGATTTCGATGGGAGGAGCGACACGAAACGCGGGGGAGATGATCGATCATCTCACGTTGGTTCGCAACAAAGCGCGCCAGGCCTCGATAACCAAAGAAATTTTGGAAGTGGTCGGCGGGGCGGAAGCTTTACAGTAGCGGTGGAAGAAAAACAGGGTTATATTGGTTTAAATTTTTAATTCGAGGAGAAGGCAATGGCGGATGCAGTTGAAGAGACGATGGTGAAAACGGAAAAGACGGGAAAAACGGGAAAGGCGGACGGCAAAAAGGCCGGCGCCCTCGGAAAAGTGGTGCAGGTGATCGGCCCGACGGTGGATTTGGAGTTTCCTTCCGACCAGCTTCCGAACATTTTGAACGCCATCAAAATCGAAGACCCGGCGCACGGGATTGATTTGACCGTGGAGGCGGCCTCGCACGTCGGGGATAATTTGGTGCGCTGCGTGGCCTTGGCTTCCACAGACGGTTTGGTTCGGGGAATGACCGCCTACGACACCGGCGCGCCGATTTCGGTGCCGGTCGGCGAAGTGACCTTGGGCCGGCTTTTCAATCTTTTGGGGCAGCCGCTGGACGACATCGGACCGATTCCGGATTCGGCCAAAAAGTATCCGATTCACCGCCCGGCGCCGCCCCTTTCCGAGCAGGAAACCAAGGCAACGATGTTCGAGACCGGCATCAAGGTCATCGATTTGCTCGAGCCGTACGCCAAGGGGGGGAAAGTCGGTCTTTTCGGCGGCGCCGGAGTCGGCAAGACCGTAATCATCCAAGAACTCATCCGGAACATCGCCACGCAGCACGGCGGCTGCTCGGTATTCTCCGGCGTGGGGGAGCGAACCCGCGAGGGGAACGATTTGTGGCTGGAGATGAAGGAATCGGGCGTTTTGAAAAAGACGGCGCTCGTCTTCGGGCAGATGAACGAACCGCCGGGGGCGCGGCTGCGGGTCGGCTTGACAGGCCTCACTATGGCCGAATACTTCCGGGATGAAGCCGGGCAGGACGTTTTGCTTTTCATTGACAACATTTTCCGCTTTGTGCAGGCGGGTTCGGAAGTATCCGCGCTTTTGGGCCGGATGCCCTCCGCCGTCGGGTATCAACCGACTTTGGGTACCGAAATGGGGGCTTTGCAGGAGCGAATCACCTCCACCAAGACCGGCTCGATTACCTCCGTGCAGGCGATTTACGTGCCGGCGGATGATTTGACCGACCCGGCGCCGGCCACCACCTTCTCCCATTTGGACGCCACCACCGTGCTTTCGCGGCAGATTGCGGAACTGGGGCTTTATCCCGCCGTGGACCCGCTCGCTTCGACTTCGCGCATTCTGGACCCGAATGTAATCGGGGAGAACCATTATAATGTGGCGCGGCAGGTGCAGAAGATTTTGCAGCGCTACAAGGATTTGCAGGATATCATCGCCATTTTGGGGATGGACGAGCTTTCGGAAGAGGATAAAATCACCGTGGCGCGGGCGCGGAAAATCCAGCGCTTCCTATCGCAGCCGTTCTTCGTGGCGGAGGCGTTCACCGGGCAGCCGGGGAAATACGTAAAAGTGGAGGACACCGTGCGGGGGTTCCAGATGATTGTGGACGGGAAGATGGACGAGATTCCAGAGCAGGCATTCTACATGGTCGGGCCGATCGAGGAAGTGTACGAAAAGGCGGAGAAATTAAAGGCGGGGGCGGTCTAATAGAGAAATTTGGGGTCAGGGGATTTTTTTCCCCCTCCCCGCCCAGATTCCTCGCTTCGCTCGGAATGACAAATTAGAATGTATCAACTTTCGATTGTGACGCCGGACCGGGTTTTTTATGAAGGGGAGGTTGCATCCTTGACCGCTCCGGGAATGGCCGGATATTTGGGGGTTTTGACCGGGCATGCGCCGCTTTTGACCCCGCTGGCCACGGGCAAACTGACTTTTCGTGATGCTTCAGGCAAAAACTTTTTGGCAGCGCTTTCCGGCGGATTTTTGGAGGTTTCCAAAAAAGGGGTCATCCTTTTGGCCGATTCCATCGAGTTCCCGAACGAAATCGACCGGCAGCGGGCGGAACGGGCGGCGGAAAAAGCGCGCCAGCGGCTGGCCAAAAAAGAGGGGATCGACATTCCCCGGGCAACCGCCTCACTCAAACGGGCGGAAAACCGGCTGGCGGTGGTGCAAGAGGCAATGCTATCCGCCAATGCGGCGGCATAGGAAAATTTTCAACCAAATGGAGGCAGCATGAAGACGATTCTTTTGACCGTTCTGGCGGCCGCGGCGATTTTCGCCGGCTGCAAAAAAGAGGAGCAAAAAACCGAACAGAAGATGGAGGCGACCGCCGAAGTGCAAACCCCAGAGAGCAAACCCGCACCGGAGGCCGCCATGCCCTCGGATACGGCCAACCCCCAAGTGATTTTGGAG
Coding sequences:
- the atpE gene encoding ATP synthase F0 subunit C — translated: MDYHVALAFALPLAIGVAAIGSGLGLGRAVQGALEAIGRQPEAYGKILTAMIVGAGLCEALTIYALIVFFMMRSAIVPVG
- the atpA gene encoding F0F1 ATP synthase subunit alpha, which codes for MAIKPEEVSSILQKEISQYQTRLEMEEVGTILQVGDGIARVWGLENVMMSELVTFPHDIVGMVLNLEQDNCGVAIFGSDQQIKEGDSVRRTGKIAQVPVGDVMCGRVVNALGQPLDGKGPIVTDKFRPLEGRAAGVTERQPVNQPVQTGLKAIDSMIPIGRGQRELIIGDRQTGKTAVAIDTIINQKGKNLFCIYVAVGQKSSTVAQVVKTLSDNGAMDYTTVVVASATDPAPLQYIAPYAGCAIGEEYCYTGRDALVIYDDLSKHAQAYRQLSLLLRRPPGREAYPGDVFYLHSRLLERAVKLSDEKGGGSLTALPVIETQAGDVSAYIPTNVISITDGQIFLESDLFYAGIRPAINVGISVSRVGGKAQTKAMRRVAGRLRLDLAQYRELAAFAQFGSDLDEATRAQLTRGERTVEILKQGQYEPFPIERQVMIIFVATHGYLDDLPLETVKRFEQEFYPFMEKEYPDVVHTIARTKDMDKATEAKLDEAAKKFHDRFKAGLK
- the atpH gene encoding ATP synthase F1 subunit delta gives rise to the protein MRKVGEERIARRYAVALFRAAGGKLDIYFDEAKHFLEIWRKEPSFSRLLLAPHLLTEEKKEFLERFFAGKVEPVWLGFFGLLIDKGRIGYFPQIAENFILLAEEAKGIMRARVQTAVALGSKEAEALKTKLEKKTGRKILLLPEVKPELLGGMVVILKDQIIDGSVRQRLNELKEQLLAVKVA
- the atpF gene encoding F0F1 ATP synthase subunit B; this encodes MNLVWQQVLTQIVGFLIVLWVLKRFAWKPILTLLEERRQKIKSEFEAAAQKKEEANQLLSSYEAKLKEIDALARAKITEAVAEAQKIAAEIKEEARKEGRELVTRSQAEIQREIAKAKVQLKEDMVAISLTATEKIISQKLDEPGHRRLVDEYLTRIEQV
- the atpB gene encoding F0F1 ATP synthase subunit A: MILNLLDETVKHEEEVSELPNILTLIFGHHPHSAIGKFLIEYQNIFFAWVVAGLISLAFYLAYRKREMVPGGLQNLLELAVEGLDGIVTGILGKDGRKYLPFLGTLFLYILLMNLFGLIPGLMSPTGGPSGVNITMALAICVFCYVQYTAITRLGPLKYAYHLMGEPKGAVGWSMVPLILPAHLVGEIAKPMSLAFRLFGNITGEDILIFAFVGLGIALTSFLPVGVPLQVPFLFMALLTSTIQALVFTLLSTVYFSLVLPHGEVEH
- the atpG gene encoding ATP synthase F1 subunit gamma, whose product is MQSIRDIRRRIRSVSSTQQITKAMEMVAAAKLRRAQGRLAQARPYGEKAEEILKNLSGAAAEVSHPLLEVRPVKKTVLVAIASDRGLCGSYNANVIRRAEVFLKDYNPENCELVLVGKKAFDFYKKRKWNVRKVFTDFGGNLNFAKAKTLATELMKAYENKEVDQIVLLYTRFLSTSTYRVHLAPFLPLVPEKKGEVSGDYIFEPSPAEIFQHLVPRFCLTRVVLALAESFASEHGSRMISMGGATRNAGEMIDHLTLVRNKARQASITKEILEVVGGAEALQ